Genomic window (Carassius auratus strain Wakin unplaced genomic scaffold, ASM336829v1 scaf_tig00027601, whole genome shotgun sequence):
AAAAACTCAGCTCATCAACACTCGAAGAGAAATCTTTTAGTTCTGAGTGAATTATCTCACAGATGCGGAGGTGAGTGTCATATTTCAAGCCTACCGTGCTGAAGTGGTGTGCCATAATGATATCTACCAGACTGCTGGTCCATCCAGATAACTACAACAGAAACACACGTTCACATTTTAGTGAAAAGCACAATGTCTGAAGATCAAACGAACAGCGTTCCCCACACCTCCAGGACTTGTTTTCATTATTGTAGCATTCAGGCCTGTAAGGCTATTATGAGCTTTACAACACAGGAAACTTTAAGAAGATCAACTACACTAATCTGTTGAGAAATCTGAAGTATGGAGGAATGGTTAGGGTTAGCTTTTGGCTAGTAATCAAAGGATAGGATCTTTTTATTAtgcataaagaaaagaaaattaatggCATGCATTGTTAATCAaactaaaatgcaaatgcaacTAAAATGgtatcaattaaataataatgtgccTATTAAAAAGTTAGCTTTAGCATATTGCTTGTCACTGGCCTACAGTCCACACTGTCAGATAATAACATGCAAAAGGGCAATATGTGcagcatattttaattattaataatgatctGCACTAAATAAACATGCTAATTTGACAGTGCATTCGTAATTTTACCTTAGAGGCAGCCCAGTCAATCCAGCCCTTAGCACAGGGGTCCACATTGATGAGAACCAACCCCTCCACCAGAGCAGGCTCATTCAGCTAAGAGAATGACATTACATGGATTAGTCCATCATTACAGCTCATACTGACTTCAGCACTCCAAGCACCTACTGACTGAGAGGACCAGGTGCTTGACATGAAGCCGATCGAACAGACTAATGAGACCGATTCTTCACTTCTTGTGGTATTGCTACCTATAGACTTGTCAGGGTCATGTGACAGTCAAACACATTGTGATTTGCTTGGGAGCACAAcataacaaagaaaaagaaaagtcaaCATTCAACATGAAACCAATGCTGATCCTATTTACTTCCTGAATACTTATTCCCAGTTATGTATTGCATTATATTCTAAAGGTTAAAATAATTTGTCTTCAAATTTTTGATCATCAAACTGGTATGGTTTTGCATCTGCAACAGCTTTCCTTTTTGGTGGAAATGCTTGTTACTGGTAAAAGTTTAATTATTCTAATAAGCAAACAGgtgtttaaagctgcggtagggaacttttgacgctctagcggttaataaacagaactgcttgcgtcttgcggaagaacatcgtagccggaactacttctctctgtttatgtctatgaagaatcacaaagggactgggttactccgccgcggtatccccgaagcaatctaaaatagtccgaatataaacacttattataggtgcaccctagtgattcaggacaagctaaaaacacggtttggaaaatggattcatggtgtactcgcttattatatacatttttctacattttgaacacaaacaaagttacggaccgcagctctgattggttgttttcttaaggggggcggtccgtaactgcaaatggcaataggatcacttagaggagccagaggagcttgattttttttcacagattatctgtctcatattctactgtcaggacataatggcaggtttaacaaatatgtaaaaaatatatttttacaaaagttacctactgcagctttaaagggataataattcacacaaaaatgaaaacggtcaccctcatgccattttaatatatgaatttatgaaagaaaatgtatcaataaatggataaatttgtacagaagaaagtcacacaATTTTGGAATGAATATCAATATATGAcggcagaatatttattttaggtgaactattcctttaggcaTCATTATAAAACTATAGTACATACTGAAGCATTTCTAAAATCTCCAAAGTAAAGCCATGCTTTACAGGTCTAAGAAAGTCAACTTTAACCTCAGTGGTGACAAAGCAAAAACGTCAATCTATGTGACCCAAAAAGGTAGAGACATCAACACATTGACCAAATTCTCAGCAAGTCCATGTCCAGAGTGCTAACTTACTGCAAGGGCTCACACTTGGTTTTAATGTAGAACTGCGGCTATAGGCAGCCACATGAACTAATCAAATGTCTTGTTACTGTGACCGTGATGGAAAAAAGTTCAGGTTTCACacctcttctttttcctctctgtataaGGCTCTACACAAGACACGCAGACAAACGCAAGCCTTCGATGTAGCACCATCACATGACCACACGTCTAAGGACAAGCATGCGACAACCAGAGTgtaattcaaatgatttctagTATTTTAAAGTGCTGAAGTTTTTCTGCAGAGCTGCgtaggtgtgtgtttgttcgAATCGGCCGTCATCACAGAACCCGATGAGCAAGTGGCAGAAATATGATGAACGTGCAAATGCAAGCTGTTTGCAAGGGTGAAAGTGTGATTTGCTGGACTGAAGTAATGGAGTCAGTAGTGAAAGACAGCCAAGGAAAGCCACATTCTTTAGTTAATTTGAGAACATCATTTTATACCTTAATAATAACCAGCAGGAAACATGAGAGTGAGTGTTTTATCCTGTATGTGCGGAGATGGTGAATAAGAGCTTTGTGTAGGGCGAGAGTGTGAATGCATGTGTGAACTTTGAGTCTCAGATGAGGTGTGGGGGATTTATTGAAGACTGACGACAGATGGTTTTACTGCAGACGGACTTCAGAGGTCTTCACCTCTGATGAACTTCACTCAGATGCTCAATTAAACATCTAATGGCTCGTTTCCACAAGCTACTCTAACTAACTGTTAGATATTACAACatacaatgcaaaataaaaggGAAGATCTATTACTTACAGCCAGCCTAGTGAGGATATATGCTCCTGCACCCACACCGATACCAATCACACTGTTGATTCTGTTAATTAAAGAACAATCGTTCATATACTGCTTATTAACTTGCATACATTCTGAGAAGAAATGCACAAATTATTTGAGGCTTTAATAGAGGCCATCATGATTTCTTGAACATatggcatttatttttatttaattgtactgaatTAGGGATCATCTGATCACATCAGTACAGACTAATAGAGGTTCGGACTCACTTTAGCTGCGTCAGAACTGAGGGCAGCATCTCGGCAAGATCATCCATGGTTGGGTACTGGTAtctgagagaaagaaaaggaagacaaAAGTGGCAAGTTATTctagctttaattatttgaattattataagTAAATGTGAAACCCCTGTATAAACAGTTGTGTAACAGATGCCTCAGTGTACTGCTTAGCATGCTGTCTATGACTACAAAACAGTTCATGAACTAGAACTAGTTAATGCTTTTCTCCTTTTGAAAGTCGTGAAAGTACTATAGTCGtgcttttattttgctatttaaataaatgagaatgcaaaaaaaaaaaaaaataagactccCTTTTTCCCTGTAATAGATGCTTACCCACTTATGATGATTTACGCTTCTGAGAAATGTGGAAGAAGGTCCATTATGGTTACATTCTCAGCagtttttgacatcaatgtaaatttgaatattaaatgaTATAGTACTGATAatcaaaaatgctgtctaggtaggcacctcactatattttgtgttatttcttCAGTAGTTAGTTTTACCCGGTGGGGAAAGGAGGGGCAGATTCTTGCTGGCCTGGAGCATCAACATGGACCACAGCAAAGTGCTGGGTGATCTCCTGCATGTCCTCGAAGTTAAACAGTGTGTTGAAACAGGACTTATCTGCATCGCAAGGGAAAAACAAGACACTTCTCAAACATGTTTTTCATAAATCATTATCAGAGAAAAATGGTACCCTGCAAACCTGAATCTTATGCTTGTGCAtactttgcacacacacaaaacatcaacaacaacaccaTTACTGTGCTTCGTCTATATTATTGTGACCTGCCTTTATGTAAAATTGTATGGTCAAATGCTGTTTGCACTGTTAACTCCGTATTCACACATGCACTTTATATAGTCTTGTGCAGTCtgtgtataaatattaaatccTATTTAGATCGAGATCGAttgatggttgttttgtatttcttcaaTTTCCAAATAATCACACCAACAGTTGTCTGGttcttgctgatggtcttgtagcccattcaagccttgtgtagatctacaatcttgtctctgacatgCTTTAACAAATCTTTGGTCTCGCCCGTGGTGGTGGGAGAGGCTGGGATGGAAGATACAGATCATGTGGACAGTAGTCTTATACACCTAACGAGCTGACATTATGAGGAACTTCTTTAAGTGACGACTAATCTGTGTTCCTCAGGGGCACACAGACAATCTGTGAAAGACAGAACTCTTActggttggtaggggatcaaatacttattttaggTTGCTATTTTGTCTCAAtccgttaaaataaacctaccataaaaattacagaccctttatttctttgtaagtgggcaaacttacaaaatcagcaaggGATCAAGTAAATATCTCCCcaactgtatatacacacacacattcttataTCAGCTTTATATGTGCCATCTGCCACCCTGCTTTCTAAGATCTCGGAATTggcatcagttaaaaaaaaaaaacgatatttGTGTACCACTAATAGGGATGTAGGCATATTTAGACACAGCGTTGGTGTttctccaggaacagggttgagAAACACTATGTATTATAAACCACCCATTCGTCTCCTCTTCAAGAAGGTGTGAACTATAATGATAGATTCATTTTGCACTGACAGACAGGAACTCTTAATATATGGAGCGACTTACGGTTGAGTCCAATGTCATGATAGGTGAGAATGACCGGTCTGTTGCCTTTAGGAGTCCCTCTCAAAGTCACATGAAGGACACCGCGAGGAGTCTCGATGTCATGCtcctgcaaccaatcagatgtgaatTAATAATAGAAGTGTTTCAAGCATAGAGCTCTATGGAGTTATGCAATGTCTGCATGAATTCACAAATGGCCGTTAAACTGATTCTTACAAGGAAATTTTTGCA
Coding sequences:
- the LOC113079288 gene encoding protein NDRG3-like isoform X2, which translates into the protein MTAVLDINQVSCAVSSVEHDIETPRGVLHVTLRGTPKGNRPVILTYHDIGLNHKSCFNTLFNFEDMQEITQHFAVVHVDAPGQQESAPPFPTGYQYPTMDDLAEMLPSVLTQLKINSVIGIGVGAGAYILTRLALNEPALVEGLVLINVDPCAKGWIDWAASKLSGWTSSLVDIIMAHHFSTDELTENQEIIQTYRLHIAQDISQDNLTLFCQSYNSRRDLEIERPVLGINEDTVTLKCPALLIVGDTSPAVEAVVECNSRLNPTKTTLLKMADCGGLPQVVQPGKLAEAFKYFVQGMGYSKYLSSFCLLIGHFNVKCLIVSSSS